In Frederiksenia canicola, the sequence AATTGCCGTTTTAGGTTGAATGGCATTCATTGGGATATTGCCTTCCATTCTACCTTTTTGGTAAGTAAATTTATAACTAGCGTTAAAACCAGCTAATACACTAGAAAGATGCTCTAAATAGAGTTTTGAGCTGATTTCAAACCCTTTTACTTTGGCATTTTGGCGGTTTACATTTTGATATACTTCAAACGGCTCTGCTCTTGCTTGTCCGCCGTGAATCGTTTGGTAATTGATTGATCCGATATAACCTAAATCAATAAAATTGTTATATTTAGTTTGAAAGACATTAGTCGTAATGTATCCAATGTCGCCATGATAGGTTAAAGCAAGTTCTGTTGTTTTTGATGTTTCTTCCTTTAGATTTAAGTTCGGTAACACCGTGAAATCAGGGTGTTTAAAGGTGAAATAGAGTTCATCTGATGTTGGGGCTCTAAAGCCTTTTGCTTGCCGAACTTGGAGTCTCAAATATTCAGTAGGATCAATATTCATCGCAAAAGAGTATGAATGAGCATTGTACTTTTTATTCTGAGTGAAGTAATCGAAGTTATCTTGCAGATTTTTTACTTTGGCCGCTTCATTCTTTGCCTTAGCTTCTTTATTGTACGCAGTAATTTCAGCCTGTTTTTTCCTAAATTCAGCAAGAGCTATATTATAGGCGGAATAGTCATAGTTATAGTCTTTCAAGCTTGGTTGATCTCGCCATGTTAATTCTGGCTTCTCTGCAAATGGTTTTACAAAAGGCACAAATAATTGATCGATCATTCCATCTGGAATTTTCGGACTTACTCCTGCCTGATAGTCGGGTTTGTATTTGATTCGGTCATAACGATAACCAAGATCAAAACTGAGATAATTATTGACGGTGAAATTATCAATTAAGTAGATTGAATTATTTTTTGTAATTACCGGAATCAAGAATGAATATGGCCCATCAACGGTTGGACATAATGCGCCATTGAAACGGTTTGCTCCGCTAGCGGTTTCACAGGTTAAAATTTCATTTTTATAATTGGTGCCTAAAAAGCGAGTTGCCCACCATTGCATATTTGTACCATCAAACCCTGAAAGATTGACCATTTCTTTGCGTGTCTTAGCAAGGGAAGCACCGTAGCTTAATTGATGATCGGTGCTGGAGAGACTGAATTGTTTAGTAAAATCGAGATCCAATTGTCTAGTATTTGTATTGAGTTCACGATCGTGATATGAACGGCTTAAGTATCCCAATGAATTTGGTGTGACAATGACTTTATTCGGCCCTAAATTATAAGGAGAGTTATGTTTTGAATACTGTTTTCCATTATATTCGACAATGGTGCGACCGATGGTTTTCTTAGATAATGTTCCGCCATTGTTCCAATAAGGCAATTCATAATATTCAATATCTTTTGTACAATCGAAAATTGAACAATCGAACCAATATGAATCAATCGTTTTTAAACCAAAATAGGCACTTTGATCGGTAGTACCTTCAGGATTCGGATAAGTAAACGGTTTACCTTGACTATCTACAATATGGTAAGTGTAATCTCCAGAGCCATCTTGCTTTTTAGTTGCAACCAAATTCACCGGATTGCCTTCTTTATCAACAACTTTTCCATCTTTTAATCCAAGACCAAGTGGATTTGCGAGCGGATCTCGGGTGCCTTGACAGCTATCTGCATCACAATAGTCATCTGTTCTGGCTTTATTTTTGATTTTTTGATGAGAATAGGTGATTTTCATCGTGTCCCAAAGGGTATTTCCACTAAAGTTTTCATAGGTAAATGAATAATTTTGGCGTTTGTTTGAGTCGTTAGTATGGCGAGTTGAATTATTTGGTGCATTTGGAGTGGTTCGCGTCGCATTCAAACTATATGACAAATCTTGCCCTTTAGATGTGTTTTCATAGAGATCTGCAGCAGCAGAAAAACGATGGTTTTCCGTTGGTGAGAATGCCAATTTAACGAGTGTGCTATCTTTTTCAATTTGATAAGGATCTGCTTTCTCTCGAATTCTGGTGTTTACATCAGGGGCTGATTTGTAGCCATAATTTTCTAATTCATGCCCATCTCGTTTGGTTTTGATTAGCAACGCATCAAACCATCTGTAACGACCAGCTAACGTAATCGTATCTAAGTGCTGATTATCCGCAGTGGTATATCCTTTTTTGTAAGAGGCCGCCCAATCTTTATCAATTAGAAAATCACGAGCATCTTTGGTTTCAAACATGACGGCGCCACCTAAAGCTCCACTACCTGCTCGT encodes:
- a CDS encoding TonB-dependent hemoglobin/transferrin/lactoferrin family receptor is translated as MIKKPVLSFSAITLAILSCSAMSYAEQSAQLEEVKVVAGTEETPVLQRKVGQTVKSASQLKRQQVQDNRDLVRYETGVTVVEAGRFGASGYAIRGVDENRVAITVDGLRQAETLSSQGFKELFEGYGNFNNTRNSVEVETLKKATIQKGSDSLRAGSGALGGAVMFETKDARDFLIDKDWAASYKKGYTTADNQHLDTITLAGRYRWFDALLIKTKRDGHELENYGYKSAPDVNTRIREKADPYQIEKDSTLVKLAFSPTENHRFSAAADLYENTSKGQDLSYSLNATRTTPNAPNNSTRHTNDSNKRQNYSFTYENFSGNTLWDTMKITYSHQKIKNKARTDDYCDADSCQGTRDPLANPLGLGLKDGKVVDKEGNPVNLVATKKQDGSGDYTYHIVDSQGKPFTYPNPEGTTDQSAYFGLKTIDSYWFDCSIFDCTKDIEYYELPYWNNGGTLSKKTIGRTIVEYNGKQYSKHNSPYNLGPNKVIVTPNSLGYLSRSYHDRELNTNTRQLDLDFTKQFSLSSTDHQLSYGASLAKTRKEMVNLSGFDGTNMQWWATRFLGTNYKNEILTCETASGANRFNGALCPTVDGPYSFLIPVITKNNSIYLIDNFTVNNYLSFDLGYRYDRIKYKPDYQAGVSPKIPDGMIDQLFVPFVKPFAEKPELTWRDQPSLKDYNYDYSAYNIALAEFRKKQAEITAYNKEAKAKNEAAKVKNLQDNFDYFTQNKKYNAHSYSFAMNIDPTEYLRLQVRQAKGFRAPTSDELYFTFKHPDFTVLPNLNLKEETSKTTELALTYHGDIGYITTNVFQTKYNNFIDLGYIGSINYQTIHGGQARAEPFEVYQNVNRQNAKVKGFEISSKLYLEHLSSVLAGFNASYKFTYQKGRMEGNIPMNAIQPKTAIYGLGYDHKSGKFGIDLLVTHVSAKQAKDTYNMFWESQRAEEISKYPNEADRVVKDSSIRWRSNAYTLVDIISYAKPIKNLTLQFGVYNLTNRKYITWDSARSIRPFGTSNLIDQRTGTGINRFNAPGRNFKLSAELSF